The Hypnocyclicus thermotrophus genome includes a window with the following:
- the infA gene encoding translation initiation factor IF-1, which produces MAKEDVIELEGKILEALPNAMFKVELENGHVILAHISGKMRMNYIKILPGDKVTVQISPYDLSRGRIVYRKK; this is translated from the coding sequence ATGGCAAAAGAAGATGTAATTGAATTAGAAGGTAAAATATTAGAAGCTTTACCAAATGCAATGTTTAAAGTAGAATTAGAAAATGGACATGTAATACTTGCTCACATTTCAGGTAAAATGAGAATGAACTATATCAAAATACTTCCAGGAGATAAAGTAACAGTGCAAATATCTCCATATGATCTTTCTAGAGGAAGAATAGTATATAGAAAAAAATAA
- the rpsM gene encoding 30S ribosomal protein S13 → MARIAGVDIPRNKRVVIALTYIYGIGKPTSQQILAEAGINPDTRVKDLTEEEVNKIRAIIDGIKVEGDLRKEIRLNIKRLLDIRCYRGLRHRMNLPVRGQKSKTNARTRKGPKKLVSKKK, encoded by the coding sequence TTGGCAAGAATAGCAGGAGTAGATATTCCTAGAAATAAAAGAGTTGTAATAGCATTAACTTATATTTACGGAATCGGAAAACCAACTTCTCAACAAATACTAGCAGAAGCTGGAATAAACCCTGATACAAGAGTTAAAGATTTAACAGAAGAAGAAGTAAATAAAATAAGAGCTATAATTGATGGAATAAAAGTTGAAGGTGACTTAAGAAAAGAGATTAGATTAAATATAAAAAGATTATTAGATATTAGATGTTATAGAGGTCTTAGACATAGAATGAATCTTCCAGTAAGAGGACAAAAGTCAAAAACTAATGCTAGAACAAGAAAAGGACCTAAAAAGCTAGTTTCTAAGAAAAAATAA
- the map gene encoding type I methionyl aminopeptidase encodes MVIIKSIEEIKKIKEANQLIAKLYKEVLPKYIKSGISTYEIDKIIEDYLLSNNATGESKGYGKEYGNPYPAVSCISVNEAVVHGIPSKDIILKDGDIVSIDVVTNLNGYIGDSAITYPVGEIDEESKKLLKVTEKAREIAIENLVVGKRLGDMGNAVQKYVEKNGFSVVRDFCGHGVGIKMHEEPMIPNYGRKGRGIKIENGMVLAIEPMVNVGTYKVELLSDGWTAVTKDRKRSAHFEHSVAIIGGKAVILSELD; translated from the coding sequence ATGGTAATTATAAAAAGTATAGAAGAGATAAAAAAAATTAAAGAAGCAAATCAGCTTATAGCAAAATTATATAAAGAAGTTTTACCAAAGTATATAAAATCAGGGATATCTACTTATGAAATAGATAAAATAATAGAAGATTATTTACTTTCTAATAATGCTACTGGTGAATCAAAGGGATATGGAAAAGAATACGGGAATCCATATCCAGCAGTAAGTTGTATATCTGTAAATGAAGCAGTTGTACATGGTATTCCATCAAAAGATATAATTTTAAAAGATGGTGATATTGTAAGTATAGATGTAGTTACAAATTTAAATGGGTATATTGGTGATAGTGCAATAACATATCCAGTTGGCGAAATTGATGAAGAAAGTAAAAAATTATTGAAAGTAACAGAAAAAGCTAGAGAAATTGCTATAGAAAATCTTGTAGTTGGGAAAAGATTAGGGGATATGGGAAATGCAGTCCAAAAGTACGTAGAAAAAAATGGTTTTTCTGTTGTAAGAGATTTTTGTGGACATGGTGTAGGAATTAAAATGCATGAAGAACCTATGATACCAAATTATGGTAGAAAAGGTAGAGGTATAAAAATAGAGAATGGAATGGTTTTAGCAATTGAACCTATGGTAAATGTAGGAACTTATAAAGTTGAATTATTATCAGATGGTTGGACAGCTGTAACAAAAGATAGAAAAAGAAGTGCACATTTTGAGCATTCAGTTGCAATAATTGGCGGGAAAGCGGTAATCTTAAGTGAATTAGATTAA
- a CDS encoding adenylate kinase, which produces MNLMLFGAPGAGKGTQAKFLIEKYGIPQISTGDILREAVKNETEMGKEAKRYMDDGKLVPDNIIIGIIKDRLKEEDCKSGFILDGFPRTIPQAEALEELLKELNISLDKVISLNVPDEDIIERITGRRVSKSTGKIYHIKFNPPVDEKEEDLYQRADDTEETVKKRLDAYHNQTAPLFDFYKNKGILVEIDGTKTVNEVTKDIIAVLN; this is translated from the coding sequence ATGAATTTAATGTTATTTGGCGCACCTGGAGCAGGAAAAGGAACTCAAGCAAAATTTTTAATAGAAAAATATGGAATACCTCAAATTTCTACAGGAGATATTTTGAGAGAAGCTGTAAAAAATGAAACAGAAATGGGAAAAGAAGCTAAAAGATATATGGATGATGGCAAATTGGTACCAGACAATATAATAATAGGAATAATAAAGGATAGATTAAAAGAAGAAGATTGTAAAAGTGGTTTTATTTTAGATGGGTTTCCTAGAACTATTCCTCAAGCAGAAGCTTTAGAAGAGTTATTAAAAGAATTAAATATATCTTTAGATAAAGTGATTTCGCTTAATGTACCAGATGAAGATATAATTGAAAGAATAACAGGAAGAAGAGTATCTAAATCTACAGGAAAAATATATCATATTAAATTTAATCCTCCAGTAGATGAAAAAGAAGAAGACCTTTATCAAAGAGCAGATGATACAGAAGAAACTGTTAAAAAGAGGCTAGATGCATATCATAATCAAACAGCGCCTTTATTTGATTTTTATAAAAACAAAGGAATACTTGTAGAAATAGATGGAACTAAAACTGTGAATGAAGTAACTAAAGACATTATAGCTGTTTTAAATTAG
- the rpmJ gene encoding 50S ribosomal protein L36 has product MKVKASVKPICDKCKVIKRHGKIRVICENPKHKQVQG; this is encoded by the coding sequence ATGAAAGTAAAAGCATCAGTGAAACCAATCTGTGATAAATGCAAAGTAATAAAAAGACACGGAAAAATAAGAGTTATATGTGAAAATCCTAAGCACAAACAAGTTCAAGGATAG